A DNA window from Pyrus communis chromosome 3, drPyrComm1.1, whole genome shotgun sequence contains the following coding sequences:
- the LOC137728241 gene encoding chaperone protein dnaJ 11, chloroplastic-like: protein MAAAASSTSSLYEVLGLPMGASGHEIKAAYRKLARRCHPDVVAMDQKQNSTNEFMKIHAAYATLSDPDKRANYDRDLYRCPQPFQSSYSSANMAAAASAMAGSSRRTNRNWETDQCW from the coding sequence ATGGCTGCAGCAGCTAGCTCAACTTCCTCACTGTACGAGGTTCTTGGCCTTCCAATGGGTGCAAGTGGCCATGAGATCAAGGCAGCCTACAGAAAGCTAGCCAGAAGGTGCCATCCTGACGTTGTCGCCATGGACCAAAAGCAAAACTCTACTAATGAGTTCATGAAAATCCATGCAGCTTACGCAACGCTATCGGACCCCGATAAAAGAGCAAACTACGACAGGGATCTTTATAGATGTCCCCAACCTTTCCAATCTTCGTACTCGTCGGCGAACATGGCTGCGGCCGCTTCGGCAATGGCGGGGTCTTCCCGACGGACTAATAGGAATTGGGAGACTGACCAATGTTGGTAG